From the genome of Epinephelus moara isolate mb chromosome 10, YSFRI_EMoa_1.0, whole genome shotgun sequence, one region includes:
- the LOC126397087 gene encoding serine/threonine-protein kinase prpf4B-like isoform X2 — protein sequence MTELTENSFLGGATESEESVTAAGKDETSLTEALENTLDISQDVKLTESAASEETDSGEKPLQEDRQQEGQRDRQQDGQRDRQQDGQRDRQQGGQSGRQQDGGNDRQQDGGNDRQQDGETASPPVAESSSAESKWVVGAKCRAVWLEDGRVYPATLVSLDGERCRVRFSGYGNQQDMDLSALKGPEAVVQTQRQNSQEWKPGSRCRAVYSEDGLVYPAVILWVKGQRCCVRFNDYNNEEEQDVSSLLSPDELHGPSRASAAKGSSWKSSVTSSNVEWKRSRREERQQGERGERRREENHVGDRGGEVKEKLSSKVEKEAEEKKTGNQQTDGAEKLANHSFCFFPPFPPPPQSGSGGPVSFIPPPPPPLWTFAGRDSSGSTGVDASSSMLMLWYMCGFHTGSYMAQQVFKSSSKD from the exons ATGACTGAACTGACGGAAAACAGTTTTCTCGGCGGAGCTACGGAGTCG GAGGAGTCCGTCACAGCGGCCGGTAAAGACGAAACTTCCCTCACAGAAGCTTTGGAAAACACTCTGGACATTTCACAG GATGTTAAACTGACAGAATCTGCAGCctcagaggagacagacagcGGAGAGAAGCCGCTGcaggaagacagacagcaggaaggacagagagacagacagcaggacggacagagagacagacagcaggacggacagagagacagacagcagggcGGACAGAGTGGCAGACAGCAGGACGGAGGGAATGACAGACAGCAGGATGGAGGGAATGACAGACAGCAGGATGGAGAGACTGCCTCTCCACCTGTAGCTGAGTCCTCCAGTGCAGAGTCAAAG TGGGTGGTGGGTGCTAAGTGCCGGGCGGTGTGGTTAGAGGACGGGCGGGTGTACCCGGCAACTCTGGTGTCTCTGGACGGAGAGCGCTGCAGAGTTCGTTTCAGCGGCTACGGCAACCAGCAGGACATGGATCTGAGCGCGCTCAAAGGTCCAGAAGCTGTTgtgcaaacacagagacaaaactCTCAG gagtgGAAACCTGGTTCTCGCTGTCGAGCCGTGTACTCAGAGGATGGTCTGGTTTATCCGGCTGTCATTCtgtgggtcaaaggtcagcgcTGCTGCGTTCGCTTCAATGACTACAACAATGAGGAGGAACAGGACGTCAGCAGCCTGCTGAGCCCCGATGAGCTCCACGGACCCAGCAGAGCCTCCGCAGCTAAG GGCAGCAGCTGGAAGTCCAGTGTAACCAGCAGTAACGTGGAGTggaagaggagcagaagagaggagaggcagcagggggagagaggagagaggaggagagaggagaaccATGTgggggacagaggaggagag GTGAAAGAGAAACTCAGCAGTAAAGTGGAGAAAGAAGCCGAAGAGAAGAAGACAGGAAACCAGCAGACAGACGGAGCGGAGAAACTGGCCAATCACAGCTTCTGTTTCTTCCCTccgtttcctcctcctcctcagtcgGGCTCAGGG GGCCCTGTGTCcttcatccctcctcctcctcctcctctctggacGTTTGCTGGGAGAGATTCAAGCGGCTCTACTGGCGTTGATGCCTCCTCCAGCATGTTGATGCTGTGGTACATGTGTGGCTTCCACACCGGCAGCTACATG
- the LOC126397100 gene encoding growth arrest and DNA damage-inducible protein GADD45 beta-like — protein sequence MTLEEVVGSNSTEKKMETVSQALEELLVAAQKQDCLTVGVYESAKLMNVDPDSVVLCVLATDEEDEDDIALQIHFTLLQAFCCDNDINILRVSGMRRLAQLLEEDTEDSNGNEPRDLHCILVTNPPVQPLQSPALQNISSFCEESRCRNQWVPCLEMQDR from the exons ATGACTCTGGAGGAGGTCGTCGGTTCCAACAGCACCGAGAAAAA gatggAGACGGTGAGTCaggctctggaggagctgctggtcgcGGCTCAGAAGCAGGACTGTCTCACGGTGGGAGTCTACGAGTCCGCCAAACTCATGAATGT AGACCCGGACAGTGTGGTCCTGTGCGTCCTCGCAACtgatgaggaggatgaagatgacATCGCGCTGCAGATCCACTTCACGCTGCTGCAGGCTTTCTGCTGCGACAACGACATCAACATCCTGCGGGTGTCCGGCATGAGGCGGCTGGCtcagctgctggaggaggacaCCGAGGACAGCAACGGCAACGAGCCCCGGGACCTGCACTGCATCCTGGTCACT AACCCCCCGGTGCAGCCGCTGCAGTCCCCGGCCCTGCAGAACATCAGCAGCTTCTGTGAGGAGAGCCGCTGCAGGAACCAGTGGGTCCCCTGTCTGGAGATGCAGGACCGCTGA
- the LOC126397087 gene encoding serine/threonine-protein kinase prpf4B-like isoform X1: MTELTENSFLGGATESEESVTAAGKDETSLTEALENTLDISQDVKLTESAASEETDSGEKPLQEDRQQEGQRDRQQDGQRDRQQDGQRDRQQGGQSGRQQDGGNDRQQDGGNDRQQDGETASPPVAESSSAESKWVVGAKCRAVWLEDGRVYPATLVSLDGERCRVRFSGYGNQQDMDLSALKGPEAVVQTQRQNSQEWKPGSRCRAVYSEDGLVYPAVILWVKGQRCCVRFNDYNNEEEQDVSSLLSPDELHGPSRASAAKGSSWKSSVTSSNVEWKRSRREERQQGERGERRREENHVGDRGGEQVKEKLSSKVEKEAEEKKTGNQQTDGAEKLANHSFCFFPPFPPPPQSGSGGPVSFIPPPPPPLWTFAGRDSSGSTGVDASSSMLMLWYMCGFHTGSYMAQQVFKSSSKD, encoded by the exons ATGACTGAACTGACGGAAAACAGTTTTCTCGGCGGAGCTACGGAGTCG GAGGAGTCCGTCACAGCGGCCGGTAAAGACGAAACTTCCCTCACAGAAGCTTTGGAAAACACTCTGGACATTTCACAG GATGTTAAACTGACAGAATCTGCAGCctcagaggagacagacagcGGAGAGAAGCCGCTGcaggaagacagacagcaggaaggacagagagacagacagcaggacggacagagagacagacagcaggacggacagagagacagacagcagggcGGACAGAGTGGCAGACAGCAGGACGGAGGGAATGACAGACAGCAGGATGGAGGGAATGACAGACAGCAGGATGGAGAGACTGCCTCTCCACCTGTAGCTGAGTCCTCCAGTGCAGAGTCAAAG TGGGTGGTGGGTGCTAAGTGCCGGGCGGTGTGGTTAGAGGACGGGCGGGTGTACCCGGCAACTCTGGTGTCTCTGGACGGAGAGCGCTGCAGAGTTCGTTTCAGCGGCTACGGCAACCAGCAGGACATGGATCTGAGCGCGCTCAAAGGTCCAGAAGCTGTTgtgcaaacacagagacaaaactCTCAG gagtgGAAACCTGGTTCTCGCTGTCGAGCCGTGTACTCAGAGGATGGTCTGGTTTATCCGGCTGTCATTCtgtgggtcaaaggtcagcgcTGCTGCGTTCGCTTCAATGACTACAACAATGAGGAGGAACAGGACGTCAGCAGCCTGCTGAGCCCCGATGAGCTCCACGGACCCAGCAGAGCCTCCGCAGCTAAG GGCAGCAGCTGGAAGTCCAGTGTAACCAGCAGTAACGTGGAGTggaagaggagcagaagagaggagaggcagcagggggagagaggagagaggaggagagaggagaaccATGTgggggacagaggaggagag CAGGTGAAAGAGAAACTCAGCAGTAAAGTGGAGAAAGAAGCCGAAGAGAAGAAGACAGGAAACCAGCAGACAGACGGAGCGGAGAAACTGGCCAATCACAGCTTCTGTTTCTTCCCTccgtttcctcctcctcctcagtcgGGCTCAGGG GGCCCTGTGTCcttcatccctcctcctcctcctcctctctggacGTTTGCTGGGAGAGATTCAAGCGGCTCTACTGGCGTTGATGCCTCCTCCAGCATGTTGATGCTGTGGTACATGTGTGGCTTCCACACCGGCAGCTACATG
- the LOC126397087 gene encoding survival motor neuron protein-like isoform X3 produces MTELTENSFLGGATESEESVTAAGKDETSLTEALENTLDISQWVVGAKCRAVWLEDGRVYPATLVSLDGERCRVRFSGYGNQQDMDLSALKGPEAVVQTQRQNSQEWKPGSRCRAVYSEDGLVYPAVILWVKGQRCCVRFNDYNNEEEQDVSSLLSPDELHGPSRASAAKGSSWKSSVTSSNVEWKRSRREERQQGERGERRREENHVGDRGGEQVKEKLSSKVEKEAEEKKTGNQQTDGAEKLANHSFCFFPPFPPPPQSGSGGPVSFIPPPPPPLWTFAGRDSSGSTGVDASSSMLMLWYMCGFHTGSYMAQQVFKSSSKD; encoded by the exons ATGACTGAACTGACGGAAAACAGTTTTCTCGGCGGAGCTACGGAGTCG GAGGAGTCCGTCACAGCGGCCGGTAAAGACGAAACTTCCCTCACAGAAGCTTTGGAAAACACTCTGGACATTTCACAG TGGGTGGTGGGTGCTAAGTGCCGGGCGGTGTGGTTAGAGGACGGGCGGGTGTACCCGGCAACTCTGGTGTCTCTGGACGGAGAGCGCTGCAGAGTTCGTTTCAGCGGCTACGGCAACCAGCAGGACATGGATCTGAGCGCGCTCAAAGGTCCAGAAGCTGTTgtgcaaacacagagacaaaactCTCAG gagtgGAAACCTGGTTCTCGCTGTCGAGCCGTGTACTCAGAGGATGGTCTGGTTTATCCGGCTGTCATTCtgtgggtcaaaggtcagcgcTGCTGCGTTCGCTTCAATGACTACAACAATGAGGAGGAACAGGACGTCAGCAGCCTGCTGAGCCCCGATGAGCTCCACGGACCCAGCAGAGCCTCCGCAGCTAAG GGCAGCAGCTGGAAGTCCAGTGTAACCAGCAGTAACGTGGAGTggaagaggagcagaagagaggagaggcagcagggggagagaggagagaggaggagagaggagaaccATGTgggggacagaggaggagag CAGGTGAAAGAGAAACTCAGCAGTAAAGTGGAGAAAGAAGCCGAAGAGAAGAAGACAGGAAACCAGCAGACAGACGGAGCGGAGAAACTGGCCAATCACAGCTTCTGTTTCTTCCCTccgtttcctcctcctcctcagtcgGGCTCAGGG GGCCCTGTGTCcttcatccctcctcctcctcctcctctctggacGTTTGCTGGGAGAGATTCAAGCGGCTCTACTGGCGTTGATGCCTCCTCCAGCATGTTGATGCTGTGGTACATGTGTGGCTTCCACACCGGCAGCTACATG